In Candidatus Cloacimonadota bacterium, a genomic segment contains:
- a CDS encoding sel1 repeat family protein, protein MARKKQNIEELKAKAEGGDPIAQNELGLLYAKGDGIEKDLFKAKKLFYKSAIQGCADAQFHLGWCYESGKGTEPKPKEAFKWYQKASNQEHAIAQYFLSQCYNRGIGTKSDNGKWIEYLRKSAENGYGYAQLLLGRNCFNGYSSCLNKNEAYHWFNLSSKKGYEESRFYIGRCLIEGIGVNQNVDRGIKFLSDLATKGHSQSAIYLGYLYEKDGYVKADRKQMEKWYMHDYELGQSWGMTNLGKCYEKGILYDINIEKAVECYKLAADRKNYQAMGNLTRLYKHGKFSLKDSTYVIKLLNEMHQMCPDPDTAFEIGEYYFYGLGVEINYNKAFYWFSHGVPESSYMLAICYRFGYGTVVSETKSYELMHEAANYGDIHALKELTEYYIYGIGTAQDYKEAYIVANICHAQDHKLINDDVLKELKSHLSVKDIDDAENQAYDKYKNFEPYSPGYNLNKVIREKELPDAISDDTLFHEIEPFDVAIDETAGKGKLPKKPKTKEDHIAEFKAWNVTDFSNLNVVYNLTKNYLKFTYDGKSKSVTTIGSTSVFSVRFIAMIEAYYRLLNKELDVERFGHSIGDLCGSKCTNDDLKNYVNDEMRKVFGIASGVQVFQFKGDKPHKFFTTRMKIEVI, encoded by the coding sequence CAAAGCGGAAGGCGGCGACCCCATAGCCCAAAACGAGCTTGGCCTATTGTATGCCAAAGGAGATGGCATTGAGAAAGATCTTTTCAAAGCTAAGAAACTATTCTACAAATCAGCGATACAGGGATGCGCAGATGCTCAATTTCATCTCGGATGGTGTTATGAATCCGGGAAAGGAACTGAGCCAAAACCTAAGGAAGCTTTTAAATGGTATCAAAAGGCTTCCAATCAAGAACATGCCATAGCACAGTATTTTCTATCACAATGCTACAATCGAGGTATAGGTACTAAGAGTGATAATGGAAAGTGGATTGAGTATCTGCGTAAATCTGCCGAAAACGGATATGGATACGCACAGCTCTTGTTAGGCCGGAATTGTTTCAATGGATATAGCAGCTGCCTGAATAAAAACGAAGCATATCATTGGTTCAACCTATCTAGTAAAAAAGGTTACGAGGAAAGCAGATTTTATATCGGAAGGTGTCTGATAGAAGGAATTGGAGTAAACCAAAATGTAGATAGAGGAATAAAATTCTTATCTGACTTGGCGACGAAAGGTCATTCACAATCTGCTATCTATTTGGGGTATTTATATGAAAAAGACGGTTATGTAAAAGCAGATAGAAAACAAATGGAAAAGTGGTACATGCATGACTATGAGCTTGGACAATCATGGGGTATGACAAATTTGGGGAAATGCTATGAAAAAGGCATTCTTTACGATATAAATATTGAAAAAGCTGTAGAATGCTACAAGTTAGCTGCCGACAGAAAAAACTATCAGGCGATGGGCAATCTAACGAGACTCTACAAACATGGAAAATTTTCTCTTAAAGACTCTACATATGTGATAAAATTGCTTAATGAAATGCATCAGATGTGTCCTGATCCTGATACAGCTTTCGAAATTGGTGAGTACTATTTTTATGGATTAGGCGTTGAAATAAACTATAATAAAGCATTTTATTGGTTTTCACATGGTGTTCCTGAATCCTCATATATGCTTGCTATTTGTTACAGATTTGGCTATGGCACTGTTGTTAGCGAGACAAAATCATATGAGCTTATGCATGAAGCAGCCAACTATGGCGATATCCATGCATTAAAAGAACTAACCGAGTATTATATTTACGGTATAGGAACAGCGCAGGATTACAAGGAGGCATACATTGTTGCAAACATCTGCCATGCGCAGGATCATAAATTGATTAATGATGATGTTTTAAAAGAACTTAAATCCCATCTGTCTGTTAAAGATATTGATGATGCTGAGAATCAAGCTTATGATAAATACAAGAATTTTGAGCCATATAGCCCTGGATATAACCTAAACAAAGTTATTCGCGAGAAAGAACTACCAGATGCAATTTCAGATGATACATTGTTTCATGAGATTGAACCATTTGACGTAGCCATTGACGAGACAGCAGGGAAAGGCAAGCTGCCAAAAAAACCGAAAACAAAAGAAGACCACATTGCTGAGTTCAAAGCCTGGAATGTTACCGATTTCAGCAATCTGAATGTTGTGTACAACCTGACAAAGAACTACCTCAAATTCACCTATGACGGCAAGAGTAAGTCAGTTACCACAATCGGCTCGACATCTGTGTTCTCAGTGAGATTCATAGCTATGATAGAAGCCTACTACAGGCTGTTGAACAAGGAATTGGACGTTGAAAGGTTTGGTCACAGCATAGGGGATCTATGCGGATCAAAATGCACTAATGATGACCTCAAAAACTATGTTAATGACGAGATGAGGAAAGTCTTCGGCATAGCATCAGGTGTTCAGGTCTTTCAGTTCAAAGGGGATAAACCGCACAAGTTTTTCACAACCAGGATGAAGATAGAGGTCATATAG